One Streptococcus gallolyticus subsp. gallolyticus DSM 16831 DNA window includes the following coding sequences:
- a CDS encoding putative polysaccharide biosynthesis protein yields MSENKTNMTQQQQMVRGAAWLTASNFISRLLGAFYIIPWYAWMGTHGEQANALFGMGYNIYAVFLLISTAGIPVAIAKQVSKYNTLGQEDTSYYLLRKILRLTLVLGLIFAAIMYIGSPILAAWSGGGADLVRVMKSLSWALLLFPSMSVLRGFFQGFNNLKPYAMSQIAEQIIRVIWMLLTAFMIMKIGSGDYVSAVVQSTFAAFIGMIASVLVLLFFLWREGKLQAIFSAGNNDVDIDANAIIIETIKEAIPFIITGAAIQLFQIVDQLSFINTMKLFTSHTTKELQILYAYLSSNPNKVTMILISLATAIGGAGIPLLTENFVNKDKKAAAHLVINSLQMLCMVLFPAMLGAIILAQPVYTLFYGAPNSTALWLFVGALVQVIFLALYSLLAPMLQALFENRKAIRYFGYGLIIKIVLQIPFIYFFHAYGPLLSTAIGLTIPIILMYKRIHEVTRFNRKALWRGILLVSILTVIMGVIVAIATVGLHFIVSPTTRVGSVVYIVLVGALGVLVYGFLALVTRLLDKLIGGRAKALRQKLHLE; encoded by the coding sequence ATGTCTGAAAACAAAACAAATATGACACAGCAGCAACAGATGGTGCGCGGGGCGGCATGGTTGACAGCGTCAAACTTTATTAGTCGCCTTTTGGGTGCTTTCTACATTATCCCTTGGTATGCTTGGATGGGGACTCACGGTGAGCAAGCCAATGCACTTTTTGGAATGGGCTATAATATTTACGCCGTTTTCCTACTCATCTCAACCGCGGGAATTCCTGTTGCCATTGCTAAACAGGTTTCGAAGTATAATACGTTAGGTCAAGAAGATACTAGTTATTATTTATTACGTAAAATTTTAAGATTGACCTTGGTATTGGGGCTTATTTTTGCGGCGATTATGTACATTGGCTCACCAATTCTAGCTGCTTGGAGTGGTGGCGGAGCTGATTTGGTTCGTGTTATGAAAAGTCTATCTTGGGCACTCTTGCTTTTCCCGTCAATGAGTGTTCTACGTGGCTTTTTCCAAGGATTTAATAATTTAAAACCTTATGCCATGAGCCAAATTGCAGAGCAAATTATCCGTGTTATCTGGATGCTTTTAACAGCTTTCATGATTATGAAAATTGGCTCTGGTGATTATGTTTCAGCCGTTGTTCAATCAACGTTTGCTGCTTTTATCGGAATGATTGCTAGTGTCCTCGTCCTCCTTTTCTTCCTTTGGCGCGAGGGTAAATTGCAAGCTATTTTCTCTGCAGGAAATAATGATGTTGATATTGATGCCAATGCGATTATCATTGAAACGATAAAAGAAGCTATTCCGTTTATCATTACAGGAGCAGCGATTCAACTCTTCCAGATTGTTGACCAGTTGTCATTTATCAACACAATGAAGTTGTTTACGTCGCATACGACCAAAGAATTGCAAATTTTATATGCTTATTTGTCAAGTAATCCAAATAAAGTAACGATGATTTTGATTTCTTTGGCTACTGCCATCGGTGGAGCTGGGATTCCCCTTTTGACAGAAAACTTTGTTAATAAAGACAAAAAAGCAGCAGCGCATTTGGTTATTAATAGTTTGCAAATGCTGTGTATGGTGCTTTTCCCAGCAATGCTTGGGGCGATTATTTTAGCACAACCAGTCTATACGCTTTTCTACGGTGCGCCAAATAGCACAGCCCTTTGGCTATTTGTAGGTGCCTTGGTGCAAGTAATTTTCTTAGCACTTTATAGCCTTTTAGCGCCTATGCTTCAAGCCTTATTTGAAAATCGCAAAGCTATTCGATATTTTGGTTACGGTTTAATTATTAAGATTGTTTTGCAAATTCCGTTTATCTATTTCTTCCACGCTTATGGCCCACTTTTATCCACAGCCATTGGTTTAACAATACCAATTATTCTGATGTATAAGCGCATTCATGAAGTGACACGCTTTAACCGTAAAGCTTTGTGGCGAGGAATTCTTCTCGTTAGTATTTTAACAGTTATTATGGGTGTTATTGTTGCCATAGCAACCGTTGGACTTCATTTTATTGTTAGCCCAACGACACGTGTCGGTAGTGTTGTTTATATTGTGCTTGTAGGTGCCTTAGGTGTGCTTGTTTACGGCTTCCTTGCTTTGGTAACTCGTCTGCTTGATAAATTAATTGGTGGCAGAGCAAAAGCACTCCGCCAAAAACTACATTTAGAATGA
- a CDS encoding UDP-N-acetylmuramoyl-L-alanyl-D-glutamate--L-lysine ligase, with the protein MITLEKTLDILKNDHNFREIIFHNHYSLDWKENPSFSKISFDSREADKSTLFFAKGATFKKEYLEQAIKNGLTFYVSQVDYELDIPAIIVTDIKKAMSLIAMEFYGHPENDLKIIAFTGTKGKTTAAYFAYNILKQSHRPAMFSTMNTTLDGKTFFKSKLTTPESLDLFKMMATAVQNGMTHLIMEVSSQAYLVERVYGLTFDVGAFLNISPDHIGPIEHPTFEDYFYHKRLLMANSKAVVVNAGMDYFDVIAQQVANTPHDFYGKDSDNTIENGRAFDFDVTGKLAGHYDIQLIGSFNQENAVAAGLACLRLGTSLADIQKGIAQTSVPGRMEVITQTNGAKVFVDYAHNGDSLEKLLSVVEEHQKGDLHLILGATGNKGESRRADFARVINAHPNLHVILTADDPNYEDPQAIAEEIASQVTRPLDIQVDREKAISQAMARTNNETDAVIIAGKGADAYQIVNGERTAYAGDLNIAKNYLN; encoded by the coding sequence ATGATTACACTTGAAAAAACCCTCGACATTCTGAAAAATGACCATAATTTTCGCGAAATTATTTTCCATAATCACTATTCTTTAGATTGGAAAGAAAATCCAAGTTTTTCTAAGATTAGTTTTGATAGTCGCGAAGCAGACAAATCCACACTTTTCTTTGCCAAAGGTGCGACCTTTAAAAAAGAGTATCTTGAGCAAGCAATTAAAAATGGCTTGACTTTCTATGTTAGCCAAGTTGATTATGAGCTTGATATTCCAGCGATTATCGTTACTGATATCAAAAAAGCCATGAGCTTAATCGCCATGGAATTTTATGGTCATCCAGAAAATGATTTGAAAATCATTGCTTTTACGGGAACAAAAGGGAAAACAACCGCTGCTTATTTTGCCTACAATATCTTGAAACAAAGCCACAGACCTGCGATGTTTTCTACCATGAACACAACTTTGGACGGCAAAACTTTCTTTAAATCAAAATTAACAACGCCTGAAAGTCTTGACCTTTTCAAAATGATGGCAACGGCTGTCCAAAATGGTATGACACACCTTATCATGGAGGTTTCTAGTCAAGCTTATCTGGTTGAACGTGTTTATGGATTGACTTTTGACGTCGGAGCATTTCTCAATATCAGTCCAGACCATATTGGACCGATTGAACACCCAACATTTGAAGATTATTTCTACCACAAACGTCTTTTAATGGCAAATAGCAAAGCTGTGGTTGTCAATGCAGGAATGGATTACTTTGATGTTATCGCACAACAAGTTGCCAATACTCCTCATGATTTTTACGGCAAGGATTCTGATAATACGATTGAAAATGGCAGAGCTTTTGACTTTGATGTGACTGGCAAACTAGCAGGACATTATGATATTCAGCTCATTGGCTCATTTAACCAAGAAAATGCGGTTGCTGCTGGTCTTGCTTGTCTGCGTTTGGGAACAAGTCTAGCTGACATTCAAAAAGGAATTGCCCAAACAAGTGTCCCTGGTCGCATGGAAGTCATTACGCAAACTAATGGTGCTAAAGTCTTTGTCGATTATGCACACAATGGTGACAGTCTTGAAAAACTGTTATCTGTCGTTGAGGAACACCAAAAAGGCGATCTTCACCTGATTCTTGGTGCAACTGGTAATAAGGGAGAAAGCCGTCGTGCTGACTTTGCTCGTGTCATCAATGCTCACCCAAATCTTCACGTTATCTTAACAGCTGATGACCCTAATTACGAAGACCCACAAGCTATTGCCGAAGAAATTGCTAGTCAAGTGACACGTCCACTTGACATTCAAGTTGACCGTGAAAAGGCTATTTCACAAGCTATGGCACGAACTAATAATGAGACAGATGCCGTTATTATCGCTGGTAAAGGAGCTGACGCTTATCAAATCGTAAACGGTGAACGCACAGCTTATGCTGGTGATTTGAACATCGCCAAAAATTACCTTAATTAG
- a CDS encoding ABC transporter ATP-binding protein encodes MSDIYAENISVAYDDKVIINDLSATIAKQKITTIIGANGCGKSTLLKALTRIHALKAGQVFIDGEAIAHLPTKEIAKKLALLPQMLEATEGISVYELVSYGRFPHQNYLGSLSDTDKEKINWAMEITKVVEFANEKVDSLSGGQRQRVWIAMALAQDTDTIFLDEPTTYLDMNHQLEILELLQELNQDTQKTIIMVLHDLNLSARFSDELIAMKAGAIKYHGKVQDIMTADILRDIFNIEAHIVQDPIHNHPILLTYQLT; translated from the coding sequence ATGTCAGATATTTACGCTGAAAACATCTCAGTAGCTTACGATGATAAAGTGATTATCAATGACTTATCTGCCACCATAGCAAAACAAAAAATCACGACAATTATCGGTGCCAATGGTTGTGGTAAATCAACTTTATTAAAAGCTTTAACACGCATTCATGCCCTTAAAGCTGGTCAAGTATTTATTGACGGAGAGGCAATTGCTCATTTACCAACTAAAGAAATTGCCAAAAAGTTAGCACTACTCCCCCAAATGCTTGAGGCGACTGAAGGGATTTCAGTTTATGAGCTTGTCTCATACGGTCGCTTTCCACATCAAAACTATTTGGGAAGTTTGAGCGACACAGACAAGGAAAAAATCAACTGGGCAATGGAAATAACCAAAGTTGTTGAATTTGCCAATGAAAAAGTTGATTCGCTTTCAGGTGGTCAACGTCAACGTGTTTGGATTGCTATGGCTTTAGCGCAAGACACAGATACTATTTTTTTAGACGAGCCAACAACTTATCTAGATATGAACCACCAGCTGGAAATCTTGGAATTACTCCAAGAACTTAACCAAGATACCCAGAAAACTATTATTATGGTTTTGCACGATTTGAACTTATCAGCACGTTTTTCTGACGAATTGATTGCCATGAAAGCTGGCGCGATTAAATATCACGGTAAGGTTCAAGACATCATGACAGCAGACATTTTACGTGATATTTTTAATATCGAAGCCCATATCGTTCAAGACCCTATCCACAATCATCCTATTTTGCTGACTTATCAGCTAACATAG
- a CDS encoding ABC transporter substrate-binding protein yields MKKFFAVLTTFLATFLLVACHNTSSTSDDTELSSMPKITGFSYEGDIPKNPQKVINFAYSYTGYLLELGVNVSSYSLDLEKNSPAFGDQLADAVQLTSDDTEAIAAQKPDLIIAFSTDENLDDLKAIAPVLVIEYGKSDYLEMMTNLGKVFDKENEAQEWLDNWETKTAEAKEELSQYIDSSTTFTVMDFYDKDIYLYGNNWGRGGELIYDSLGYAAPQKVQDDVFPAGWFGISQEVLGDYIGDYVVLNVSDDTKEAAASLKESDVWNNISAVKNNHVLEVDESLFYFSDPMSLDKQLDAFVSAIKQANS; encoded by the coding sequence ATGAAAAAGTTTTTCGCCGTTTTAACGACTTTTCTAGCAACATTTTTACTCGTTGCTTGCCATAATACATCATCGACTTCAGATGATACCGAGTTATCTAGCATGCCTAAAATTACTGGATTTTCTTATGAAGGAGATATTCCTAAAAATCCTCAAAAGGTCATTAATTTTGCCTACTCATACACAGGTTATTTATTAGAACTCGGTGTCAATGTTTCAAGTTATTCACTTGATTTAGAAAAAAATAGCCCTGCTTTTGGTGATCAATTAGCTGACGCTGTCCAATTAACATCAGATGATACCGAAGCTATTGCTGCCCAAAAACCAGACCTTATCATTGCTTTTTCAACAGATGAAAATCTTGATGATTTGAAAGCAATTGCTCCTGTTTTAGTCATTGAATACGGTAAAAGTGATTATTTGGAAATGATGACTAATCTCGGAAAAGTTTTTGATAAAGAAAATGAAGCACAAGAATGGCTTGATAACTGGGAAACTAAAACTGCTGAAGCTAAAGAAGAACTGAGTCAATACATTGATTCATCAACGACTTTTACGGTTATGGATTTTTACGACAAAGATATCTACCTTTATGGTAATAACTGGGGACGTGGTGGTGAGTTGATTTATGATTCGCTTGGTTATGCTGCACCACAAAAAGTCCAAGATGATGTTTTCCCTGCTGGCTGGTTTGGCATTTCACAAGAAGTTCTTGGAGATTATATCGGAGACTACGTTGTTCTTAATGTTAGTGACGACACTAAAGAAGCGGCAGCTTCCCTAAAAGAAAGCGATGTTTGGAACAATATTTCTGCTGTGAAAAATAATCACGTTTTAGAAGTTGATGAAAGCCTCTTCTACTTCTCAGACCCAATGTCGCTTGATAAACAGCTGGATGCTTTTGTATCAGCAATCAAGCAAGCTAATAGTTAA
- a CDS encoding FecCD family ABC transporter permease, whose amino-acid sequence MKQLYLLFQKNKRLRVWLLFFSLCFLFILGWYLSLRFGAVAYSNAQLMSVFRHPLTDSSLQDVIFDLRLPRTIAAILVGAAMAQAGSIIQGVTRNPIADPGLLGINAGAGLALIVGYAIFGSMHYSLILIICLFGAILAAILVFGIAYHPRKGYQQLRLILAGAMISTLFSSLGQAITMYFDLSKAVIGWQSGGLAQINWKMLGIIAPFIILGLLLAQLFARQLTILSLDETVAKALGQRTFAMTMTFLAIVVILSAAAVALVGSIAFVGLIIPHFVKMFVAKDYRIILPLTAFAGSTFMLWVDLICRTINPPAETPVSAIVSIVGLPCFLWLVRRGENL is encoded by the coding sequence ATGAAACAACTGTACCTTCTTTTTCAAAAGAATAAACGTTTAAGAGTGTGGCTTCTTTTTTTCAGCCTATGTTTTCTTTTTATCCTTGGTTGGTATTTAAGCCTTCGCTTTGGTGCGGTAGCTTATTCTAATGCTCAATTAATGAGTGTTTTTAGACACCCTTTAACTGATTCTAGCTTACAAGATGTGATTTTTGATTTGCGGCTTCCAAGAACCATTGCTGCTATTTTAGTTGGGGCTGCCATGGCACAAGCTGGTAGCATTATTCAAGGCGTTACTCGTAATCCTATTGCTGACCCTGGTTTGCTTGGCATTAATGCTGGCGCTGGTTTAGCCTTGATTGTAGGTTATGCCATTTTTGGTAGTATGCATTACAGTTTGATTTTAATCATTTGTCTGTTTGGTGCGATTTTAGCTGCTATTTTAGTATTTGGAATAGCTTATCATCCTCGAAAAGGATACCAACAACTTCGACTCATTTTAGCAGGTGCTATGATTTCAACCCTATTTTCATCACTTGGTCAGGCAATAACGATGTATTTTGATTTGTCAAAAGCAGTTATCGGTTGGCAATCTGGTGGCTTAGCACAAATAAATTGGAAAATGTTGGGAATTATTGCGCCTTTTATTATCCTTGGCTTGCTATTAGCGCAGCTTTTTGCGCGTCAATTAACCATTCTAAGTCTTGATGAAACAGTTGCTAAAGCTCTGGGGCAACGAACTTTTGCCATGACCATGACTTTCCTTGCTATTGTGGTTATCTTATCGGCTGCCGCCGTGGCTCTTGTTGGCAGCATTGCATTTGTCGGGCTTATCATTCCTCATTTTGTCAAAATGTTTGTGGCGAAAGATTATCGGATTATCCTTCCTTTAACAGCATTTGCTGGGAGCACTTTTATGCTTTGGGTCGATTTGATTTGCCGTACAATCAATCCGCCAGCAGAAACGCCAGTTAGTGCGATTGTTAGTATCGTTGGCTTACCATGCTTTCTGTGGTTGGTGCGAAGGGGGGAAAATTTATGA
- a CDS encoding FecCD family ABC transporter permease — protein sequence MTSGKKVACHFSVLIFLLCLIFLLSLSLGYANSSLLEVCKVFLGKSDATMSFIVTQIRLPRILACMLSGGSLAMSGVLLQTLTKNPLADSGILGINAGAGLVIAIMVGLLDVTNSMMIALMPFLAMLGGILTICTVYFVSRQKNQPISPTRLIITGVGISSLLSGIMISIIANLDTSKTDYIVSWLSGKVSGGNWQTLMILAPLLLVTWLLTYIQSYALNIMSLNEETAIALGLNLKRERLYTLIFSTALAALSVVLVGNITFIGLLAGHITRQLLGSDHRISLPSSLLIGMIIFLIADTIGRVFLVGTGIPTGLVVAVIGAPYFLYLMIKTT from the coding sequence ATGACATCTGGAAAGAAGGTAGCTTGTCATTTCAGCGTTCTCATTTTTCTGTTATGTCTTATTTTCCTGCTATCCTTATCTCTAGGATATGCTAATTCCTCACTTCTAGAGGTTTGCAAGGTCTTTTTAGGAAAATCAGATGCAACCATGTCTTTCATTGTCACGCAAATCAGACTGCCGCGCATTTTGGCTTGTATGCTCAGTGGCGGCTCGCTTGCCATGTCAGGTGTCTTGCTTCAAACACTCACTAAAAATCCCTTAGCCGATTCAGGTATTTTAGGAATAAATGCAGGAGCTGGGCTCGTGATTGCGATTATGGTTGGGCTTTTGGATGTTACCAATTCAATGATGATTGCGCTTATGCCATTTTTAGCCATGTTAGGTGGTATTCTGACCATTTGTACTGTTTATTTTGTTTCACGTCAGAAAAATCAGCCGATTAGTCCGACACGCCTTATCATTACAGGTGTTGGGATTTCTAGCTTGCTTTCAGGTATCATGATTTCAATCATTGCTAACCTTGATACGAGTAAGACGGATTATATCGTCTCATGGCTAAGCGGAAAAGTAAGTGGTGGCAATTGGCAGACATTGATGATTTTAGCACCGCTGCTATTAGTCACTTGGCTACTAACTTACATTCAAAGTTATGCACTAAATATTATGAGCCTTAACGAAGAAACAGCTATCGCTTTAGGTTTAAATCTAAAACGAGAACGTCTCTACACACTAATATTCTCGACTGCCTTGGCGGCGCTTAGTGTTGTTCTTGTGGGCAATATTACATTTATCGGTCTGCTTGCTGGTCACATCACGCGCCAATTATTAGGAAGCGACCACCGCATTAGCCTTCCGTCTAGTCTGTTAATCGGAATGATTATCTTTTTAATCGCCGATACGATTGGACGTGTTTTCTTAGTCGGCACAGGAATTCCAACAGGACTTGTCGTTGCCGTTATCGGAGCACCTTATTTTCTCTATCTAATGATAAAAACAACGTGA
- a CDS encoding DUF1803 domain-containing protein: protein MINIFNPDKLTRQAFFQDLINFLYQTDDVTLRQIKANFPEVPKIDRLIEEYVQAGYIIRDNKRYTIGFDLLDSLENVSLDSQLFVDDQSAIYEDLMALTFETRLTNEANDLVLVEKTSIARSELTLSNYFFKLADNLPMSKAQAPLYDLLGDVNPQYALKYMTTFLLKFGRKDEVAQKRPDIFVETLEKLDYIRKNDQGKYELNMLFDKENLIFTSKA from the coding sequence ATGATTAACATTTTTAATCCAGATAAATTAACCAGACAAGCTTTTTTTCAAGACTTGATTAATTTTCTTTATCAAACAGATGATGTGACCTTACGCCAAATCAAGGCAAACTTTCCAGAAGTTCCCAAAATTGACCGTTTGATTGAGGAATACGTGCAAGCAGGCTACATTATTCGTGACAATAAACGCTATACGATTGGTTTTGACTTGCTTGATAGCCTAGAAAATGTTAGTTTAGACAGTCAACTTTTTGTAGATGACCAAAGTGCTATCTATGAGGACTTGATGGCTCTGACTTTTGAAACACGTTTGACAAATGAGGCTAATGATTTGGTGCTTGTTGAAAAAACAAGTATCGCTCGTAGTGAGTTAACCTTGTCAAATTATTTCTTCAAATTAGCAGATAATTTACCAATGTCTAAAGCGCAAGCACCTTTGTATGACTTGCTTGGAGACGTCAATCCACAATACGCTTTGAAATATATGACAACCTTTTTGTTAAAATTTGGTCGTAAGGACGAAGTTGCCCAAAAACGCCCAGATATTTTTGTAGAAACGTTGGAAAAATTGGATTATATCCGAAAAAATGACCAAGGCAAGTACGAATTGAACATGCTTTTTGACAAAGAAAACTTGATTTTTACCAGTAAAGCTTAA
- a CDS encoding YiiX/YebB-like N1pC/P60 family cysteine hydrolase yields the protein MNIQELRAGDLLFMCGISDMSQAIQKATGQYSHVAIYFDSMIYHATKDKGVIKQQLREFLKTKQHRIFVYRYPRIKAEQVQAAAEHLLGRPYNYSFYPDNGSYYCSQYIADILPIFETIPMQFGDDKHTISEFWQQYYDELGVAVPLNQSGTNPSQLAQSEHLQYLGELHD from the coding sequence ATGAATATTCAAGAATTGCGAGCTGGCGATTTGCTTTTTATGTGCGGAATTTCCGATATGTCGCAAGCTATCCAGAAAGCAACTGGACAATATAGCCACGTTGCTATTTATTTTGACTCAATGATTTATCACGCGACCAAGGATAAAGGTGTTATTAAACAGCAGTTAAGGGAATTTTTGAAAACGAAGCAGCATAGAATTTTTGTTTACCGTTATCCTAGGATTAAGGCTGAGCAGGTTCAGGCAGCAGCGGAGCATTTGCTGGGCAGACCTTACAATTACAGTTTCTATCCAGATAATGGTTCTTATTATTGCTCACAATATATTGCGGATATTTTGCCGATTTTTGAAACGATTCCCATGCAGTTTGGTGATGATAAGCATACAATTTCTGAGTTTTGGCAGCAATATTATGATGAGCTTGGAGTGGCTGTTCCGCTAAATCAATCTGGGACTAACCCTAGTCAATTGGCACAGTCTGAGCATTTGCAGTATTTAGGAGAATTACATGATTAA
- the yaaA gene encoding peroxide stress protein YaaA yields MKILIPNAKELHTNQDAFPSQPLSAKSQAVLKTLQKYSVESLANFYKINSSKADQEWTRWQRLADKQAKTYPAWLLYDGLMYRYMKRTQVTEAERHYLDNHLRIATALYGLISPMTLIVPHRLDFQGNLKIDNTSLKQFWRQQYDEEVQDDELIISLLSSEFEQVFSPNIRKRIVKIVFMENRNGKPKVHSTISKKGRGRLVSLMAEKQIETIEQIKHLTFDGFQFSPELSQDQTITFIREQE; encoded by the coding sequence ATGAAAATATTAATTCCTAACGCCAAAGAATTACATACCAATCAAGATGCTTTTCCAAGCCAACCATTATCTGCCAAGAGCCAAGCAGTGCTCAAAACCTTACAAAAATACTCCGTCGAAAGTTTGGCTAATTTCTACAAAATCAATTCAAGTAAAGCTGACCAAGAATGGACACGTTGGCAACGTCTAGCAGATAAACAAGCCAAAACCTATCCCGCATGGCTATTATATGACGGTCTCATGTATCGGTATATGAAACGAACTCAGGTAACCGAAGCGGAGCGACATTATCTTGATAACCACCTTCGTATCGCTACTGCCTTATACGGTTTAATCAGTCCCATGACGTTAATCGTACCACATCGCCTTGATTTTCAAGGAAATCTCAAGATTGACAACACATCATTAAAACAATTTTGGAGACAACAATACGACGAAGAAGTCCAAGATGACGAACTCATCATTTCATTACTGTCATCAGAATTTGAGCAAGTTTTCTCTCCAAATATCCGCAAACGCATAGTTAAAATTGTCTTTATGGAAAATAGAAACGGAAAGCCAAAAGTTCATTCAACCATTTCTAAAAAAGGACGTGGTCGTTTGGTCTCACTAATGGCTGAAAAACAAATTGAAACCATTGAGCAAATCAAACACCTAACCTTTGACGGCTTCCAATTCTCACCAGAATTATCCCAAGACCAAACCATCACCTTTATCCGTGAACAAGAATAA
- a CDS encoding manganese-dependent inorganic pyrophosphatase: protein MSKILVFGHQNPDSDAIGSSVAYAYLKRELGVDAEAVALGTPNEETTFALNYFGVEAPRVVESAKAEGADQVILTDHNEFQQSISDIRDVEVIEVVDHHRVANFETANPLYMRLEPVGSASSIVYRLYKENNVVIPKEMAGLLLSGLISDTLLLKSPTTHATDPAVAADLAEIAGVNLEEYGLALLKAGTNLATKSAEELIDIDAKTFELNGNQVRVAQVNTVDINEVLERQAEIEAAITAANTANGYSDFVLMITDILNSNSEILALGSNIDKVEAAFNFKLENNHAFLAGAVSRKKQVVPQLTESFNA from the coding sequence ATGTCTAAAATTTTAGTTTTTGGTCACCAAAATCCAGACTCTGATGCTATCGGTTCATCAGTTGCTTATGCATATTTGAAACGTGAACTTGGTGTTGATGCTGAAGCTGTTGCTCTTGGAACACCTAATGAAGAAACAACTTTTGCTTTGAATTACTTTGGTGTAGAAGCACCACGTGTTGTTGAATCAGCAAAAGCTGAAGGGGCTGACCAAGTTATTTTGACAGACCACAACGAATTTCAACAATCAATCTCTGATATTCGTGACGTTGAAGTTATCGAAGTTGTTGATCACCACCGTGTTGCAAACTTTGAAACAGCTAACCCACTTTACATGCGTTTAGAACCAGTTGGTTCAGCTTCATCAATCGTTTACCGCCTATACAAAGAAAATAACGTTGTTATTCCTAAAGAAATGGCTGGTTTGCTTTTGTCTGGTTTGATTTCAGATACACTTCTTCTTAAATCACCAACAACTCACGCAACTGACCCAGCTGTTGCTGCTGACTTGGCAGAAATCGCAGGTGTAAACCTTGAAGAATATGGTTTGGCATTGCTTAAAGCTGGTACAAACTTGGCAACAAAATCTGCTGAAGAATTGATTGACATTGACGCTAAAACATTTGAACTTAACGGAAACCAAGTTCGTGTAGCACAAGTTAACACAGTTGATATTAACGAAGTTCTTGAACGTCAAGCAGAAATCGAAGCAGCTATTACAGCAGCAAATACTGCAAATGGTTACTCTGACTTTGTACTTATGATTACTGATATTCTTAACTCAAACTCAGAAATCTTGGCACTTGGTTCAAACATTGACAAAGTTGAAGCTGCCTTCAACTTCAAACTTGAAAACAACCACGCATTCCTTGCAGGTGCTGTTTCACGTAAAAAACAAGTTGTCCCACAATTAACAGAAAGCTTCAACGCTTAA